From Enterococcus mediterraneensis, the proteins below share one genomic window:
- a CDS encoding VOC family protein produces MNARIHHISILNRFIKPTFDFYHNTLGLKLLMKTINQDDHTMYHLFFSDDHQRIGTELTFFEVREGEDHKFGTNNIERTVLKVPSEASLEFWQERLEAADICHYGIETFNGRPILRFEAPDNTQMSLTPLREFESASDYYPFQHGDIPVEHAILGIDAIQLRVQYPAATEKELTDLLGWVRKGETGFFDTKKQVTVLENQEETFYQEVHLIHDIHSPLADLGIGGVHHVAFGVKDVARLHELDELLNQRNFNNSGVKNREFFQSLYFREPNRMLFEIATEEGSLDPSAYADQGDFFDEIPLYLPHFLENDREEFEQILAKQQHTK; encoded by the coding sequence ATGAATGCACGTATCCATCACATTTCGATTTTAAATCGTTTCATTAAACCTACGTTCGATTTTTATCATAATACACTTGGCTTAAAATTACTAATGAAAACGATCAATCAAGACGATCATACCATGTATCATCTCTTTTTCTCCGATGACCATCAACGGATCGGTACTGAACTGACTTTTTTTGAAGTTCGTGAAGGAGAAGACCATAAATTCGGTACCAACAATATCGAACGGACTGTTTTAAAAGTCCCTTCTGAAGCATCGTTGGAATTTTGGCAAGAACGTTTGGAAGCGGCAGATATTTGCCACTATGGAATCGAAACTTTCAACGGCCGTCCAATCCTGCGTTTTGAGGCTCCTGATAACACCCAAATGTCATTGACACCGTTGCGGGAATTTGAAAGCGCCAGCGATTACTATCCATTCCAACATGGAGATATTCCTGTAGAGCACGCGATTTTAGGGATCGATGCAATCCAACTAAGGGTCCAATATCCTGCAGCTACTGAAAAAGAGCTGACGGATTTATTAGGCTGGGTACGAAAAGGTGAGACTGGATTTTTCGATACAAAGAAACAAGTCACCGTTTTGGAAAATCAAGAAGAAACATTTTATCAAGAAGTTCATTTAATCCACGATATCCACAGTCCGTTGGCGGATCTTGGTATCGGCGGTGTCCATCATGTCGCTTTTGGTGTGAAAGATGTGGCAAGACTACATGAGTTGGATGAATTATTGAATCAGCGGAACTTCAACAATTCCGGCGTGAAAAATCGTGAATTCTTCCAATCCCTATACTTCCGCGAACCAAACCGGATGCTGTTTGAGATCGCTACTGAAGAAGGTTCATTGGACCCATCTGCTTACGCGGATCAAGGAGATTTTTTTGATGAAATTCCTTTATATTTGCCCCACTTTTTAGAAAATGACCGAGAAGAATTTGAACAAATCTTAGCCAAACAACAGCACACGAAATAA
- a CDS encoding L-threonylcarbamoyladenylate synthase, protein METKIYEENEIAAAAQKIKEGELIAFPTETVYGLGANALLPESVAQVFKVKGRPSDNPLIVHVTDFQQVLPFVDKIHPLAEKIVEKYWPGPLTLIFSIKNGVLPAVVTGGLSTAAFRMPDNKKTLSLIKESGVPLVGPSANTSGKPSPTTSEHVYHDLKGKIAGILEDGATAIGVESTVLDLSDPTKAPLILRPGAVTKEDLEKELQTTINVDKHLVKESETPKAPGMKYKHYAPDTKVLMVKSEDWPAALAWIKDKKIRAGVIAGPQIAEQMRYDTAAVYMYPQDTVDAAAKGLFAGLRALDESWIDLDVILVEVFPETGLGTAYMNRLKKAAAQNYFQPTAEEN, encoded by the coding sequence GTGGAAACAAAAATATATGAAGAAAATGAAATAGCCGCTGCGGCACAAAAAATCAAAGAAGGAGAGCTGATCGCTTTTCCCACAGAAACCGTCTATGGATTGGGAGCTAATGCGCTTTTGCCTGAATCAGTAGCACAGGTTTTTAAGGTAAAAGGGCGGCCTAGCGATAATCCGCTGATCGTTCATGTGACAGATTTTCAGCAAGTGCTTCCATTTGTGGATAAAATCCATCCATTAGCGGAAAAAATCGTTGAAAAATACTGGCCTGGACCGTTAACATTGATCTTTTCCATCAAAAATGGCGTTTTACCGGCAGTTGTCACTGGCGGGTTATCCACAGCGGCATTTCGAATGCCTGATAATAAAAAAACGTTATCATTGATCAAAGAATCTGGTGTGCCGCTTGTCGGTCCTAGCGCGAATACCTCAGGGAAACCAAGTCCCACTACCAGCGAGCATGTGTATCACGATCTTAAAGGAAAGATCGCTGGTATTTTAGAAGATGGCGCGACAGCGATCGGCGTAGAATCAACAGTCCTTGATCTCAGCGATCCGACAAAAGCACCATTGATTTTACGACCGGGTGCAGTCACTAAAGAAGATTTGGAAAAAGAGCTGCAAACAACGATCAATGTGGACAAACATTTGGTCAAAGAATCGGAGACGCCAAAAGCGCCGGGGATGAAATATAAACATTATGCTCCGGATACGAAAGTGCTGATGGTAAAATCAGAAGATTGGCCGGCTGCCTTAGCATGGATCAAGGACAAGAAGATCCGTGCCGGGGTGATCGCAGGACCTCAAATCGCTGAACAGATGCGTTATGATACCGCCGCGGTCTACATGTATCCACAAGATACCGTTGATGCCGCCGCCAAAGGTTTGTTTGCAGGACTAAGAGCGCTTGACGAATCATGGATCGATCTGGATGTGATCTTAGTGGAAGTCTTTCCGGAAACCGGATTAGGGACCGCTTATATGAACCGCTTGAAAAAAGCCGCTGCACAAAATTATTTTCAGCCAACAGCTGAAGAAAACTAG